In one Mucilaginibacter ginsenosidivorax genomic region, the following are encoded:
- a CDS encoding GH92 family glycosyl hydrolase, with the protein MRLSWCPKVVLLLFCFVSGRIAYSQTYSKYVNPFIGTSATGHTFPGATVPFGLVQLSPETGNFGWNYCSGYRYEDSVITGFAHTHLSGTGGVDLGDVLFFPFQGNVPLKFVSKFSHQTEKASPGYYEVVLSDHEIKVRLTAAAHTGLHRYTFSKPGKSHLLIDMQSGLVEDAEQLKEHVSEGSITINSKTNISGYAYTSQWVEKKVFFAATFGKAFTGYHFIDGDAHRRLVVDFDTYPGETIEARVAISTVSIDGARKNLTAETTNKTFAQVKAGAAKVWENYFSRLKAEGGSEQKTAFYTSIYHALIQPNNIADVDGKYRGADGLVHQSADKAYYSTLSLWDTYRAAHPLYTLICPDKDGQMVETMLQHFSITKLLPVWTLFGKESYAMIGNHAIPVIVDASLKGIKVFDKEQAFAAIKATLTTNKNPKYNWDLYIKYGYLPSDSVRREAVSRTLEAAYDDWCAARLARLLNKTADYNYFIKRSAFYKNLFDKSTNLMRGKLANGNWVQPFAKLDSGQLAIGGDYTEGNAWQYTWQVQQDIPELIKLMGGKRAFLTKLDSLFSMDSKVFGKGSTLDVTGLIGQYAHGNEPNHHIAYLYTLAGDAAKTQRLVRQIADQFYQNKPGGLSGNDDCGQMSAWYIFTAMGFYPVNPADGRYVFGAPQLSKVSLALPGNKSFVIEALGLSVSNKYVRSISLNGKPYLKNYISHKDILKGGRLVFVMGDKPSLSPLL; encoded by the coding sequence ATGAGGTTATCCTGGTGCCCGAAAGTTGTTTTGTTGCTATTTTGCTTTGTTTCGGGTCGTATAGCTTATTCCCAAACATATAGTAAATACGTAAACCCTTTTATTGGCACATCGGCAACCGGGCATACATTCCCGGGTGCTACCGTTCCCTTCGGGTTGGTGCAGCTAAGCCCCGAGACAGGTAACTTCGGCTGGAATTACTGCTCGGGTTACCGTTATGAAGATAGCGTGATAACCGGGTTTGCCCATACCCATTTAAGCGGCACCGGCGGTGTTGATTTGGGCGATGTGCTGTTCTTTCCATTCCAGGGAAATGTCCCATTAAAATTCGTGAGCAAATTCTCGCACCAGACAGAAAAAGCGTCCCCGGGGTACTATGAGGTTGTTTTAAGCGATCATGAAATCAAAGTACGGCTTACAGCTGCGGCTCACACGGGTTTGCATCGTTATACGTTTAGCAAACCCGGTAAATCGCATTTGCTTATTGATATGCAAAGCGGCCTGGTTGAGGATGCCGAACAATTAAAAGAACATGTATCTGAAGGCAGCATTACCATCAATAGTAAAACCAACATCAGCGGTTACGCTTATACCAGCCAATGGGTTGAGAAGAAGGTTTTTTTTGCCGCTACGTTCGGCAAAGCTTTTACTGGTTATCATTTTATTGATGGCGACGCCCATCGCCGCCTGGTTGTCGATTTTGATACCTACCCCGGCGAAACCATTGAAGCCAGGGTTGCCATATCCACAGTGAGTATTGATGGAGCCCGGAAAAATCTTACTGCCGAAACCACCAATAAAACCTTTGCACAGGTTAAAGCCGGGGCAGCTAAAGTTTGGGAAAACTATTTTTCCCGGTTGAAGGCCGAGGGAGGAAGCGAACAAAAAACAGCCTTTTATACCAGTATTTATCATGCGCTTATCCAACCCAATAATATTGCCGATGTAGATGGTAAATACCGCGGAGCTGATGGTTTGGTGCATCAATCTGCCGATAAGGCTTATTATTCTACGCTATCGTTATGGGATACCTACCGGGCAGCTCATCCGCTGTATACCCTCATTTGTCCTGATAAAGACGGGCAAATGGTTGAGACGATGCTGCAACACTTCAGCATAACCAAATTATTGCCGGTATGGACCTTGTTTGGCAAAGAAAGCTACGCCATGATAGGCAACCACGCCATCCCGGTTATTGTGGATGCCAGCCTGAAAGGGATTAAAGTGTTTGATAAAGAACAAGCATTTGCGGCCATAAAAGCTACTCTAACTACTAATAAAAACCCCAAATACAATTGGGACTTGTACATAAAGTATGGCTACCTGCCATCAGACTCAGTAAGGCGCGAGGCAGTATCGCGTACCTTAGAGGCAGCTTATGACGACTGGTGTGCCGCCCGGTTGGCCAGATTGCTTAACAAAACGGCAGATTATAACTATTTTATTAAACGATCTGCATTTTATAAAAACCTGTTTGATAAATCGACAAACCTGATGCGGGGCAAACTGGCCAATGGTAACTGGGTACAGCCCTTTGCCAAGCTGGATAGCGGGCAGTTGGCCATTGGCGGCGACTATACCGAAGGCAACGCATGGCAATACACCTGGCAGGTGCAACAGGACATTCCGGAATTAATAAAATTGATGGGAGGTAAGCGAGCTTTCCTAACTAAACTCGATTCGCTGTTTAGTATGGATTCCAAAGTGTTTGGCAAGGGCTCAACACTGGATGTTACCGGTTTGATAGGACAGTACGCTCATGGCAACGAGCCCAACCACCATATTGCTTATTTATATACGCTTGCCGGCGACGCTGCTAAAACGCAAAGGCTGGTGAGGCAAATTGCCGATCAGTTTTACCAAAACAAACCCGGCGGTTTATCCGGGAATGATGATTGCGGGCAAATGTCGGCATGGTATATTTTTACAGCCATGGGCTTTTACCCGGTTAACCCGGCCGATGGCCGGTATGTTTTCGGTGCTCCACAATTGAGCAAGGTTAGCCTGGCATTGCCGGGTAATAAAAGTTTTGTTATTGAAGCCCTGGGCCTGTCGGTGAGCAATAAATACGTGCGGAGTATCAGCCTGAATGGGAAGCCCTACCTGAAGAACTACATCAGCCATAAAGATATTTTGAAAGGGGGAAGGCTGGTTTTTGTGATGGGGGATAAACCATCTTTATCTCCATTGTTATAA
- a CDS encoding beta-N-acetylhexosaminidase, giving the protein MSNISIKYLTAIFISTCICLQVKAQLHIIPQPLRLTEQKGNFVLSRKAVIGVDKENEAVGKYLQTYLATYYKLNLKVKVYPKVPAAIAIQLVTTVTNKEGAYNLEVKPGIVKISGNGAGVFYGVQSLIQLLPGRAVAPLKLAACSIADAPRFQWRGLSLDVSRHFFTVDEVKKYIDVMAHYKLNVFHWHLTDDEGWRIQINKYPKLTEVGARITYYEKQGKFRKLDNLIDGGGKDGFYTQAEIKEVVKYAQDRFVTILPEIEMPGHSEAAIFAYPELGCQDSTGAKHRVRMLDPGEYTFTFMENVLTEVMALFPNQYIHIGGDEAEMVDWLKSPTAVALMKKEGLKSEKEVQSYFIKRIEKFLLSKNKRLIGWDEILQGGLAESATVMSWQGEAGGIAAAKMHHHVVMTPLPYMYFDAPQAAEDLEPVGWNPTVTWQMVYNYEPMSKELNTEEAKYILGAQGNIWAEKVPTAAHLQYMVYPRALAVAELTWSAAENKDIDRFAYKMKQQYGYFKLWNWNARLPDIVGMDNIVTNSNQFGLVLKYPLLGAQVRYSLNGKMPDSTAKPQLFPVKINTMLQDTFSIKTYTTWTLNKQHILQEAMIRHVDIKPVVIDQAAFTPGFSYRLIKSKEYNIDKVDTTQVVTTAIINSSTPMVLPVTDGNLTWVKVNGFIRINADGDYQLTSGFLVSPALFINGEQIIYRGKDKYAQPQKGMLHLKKGAYAISGHYIADNTNRNEDLLIIKAADGKVIDPQVYMFHQ; this is encoded by the coding sequence ATGAGTAACATCAGCATAAAGTATTTAACCGCGATTTTTATAAGCACCTGCATCTGTTTGCAGGTAAAAGCGCAACTGCACATTATACCGCAGCCTTTGCGCTTAACCGAACAAAAAGGCAACTTTGTTTTAAGCCGTAAAGCAGTTATCGGGGTTGATAAAGAAAACGAGGCTGTGGGTAAATACCTGCAAACCTATCTTGCTACGTATTATAAGCTGAATTTGAAGGTTAAAGTTTATCCTAAAGTTCCGGCTGCTATAGCTATCCAATTGGTAACCACGGTAACCAATAAAGAAGGCGCTTATAACCTGGAGGTAAAACCTGGCATTGTGAAAATATCGGGGAATGGTGCCGGTGTGTTTTACGGGGTACAATCATTAATTCAGTTATTACCGGGGCGTGCCGTTGCTCCTTTAAAATTAGCAGCATGTAGTATAGCCGATGCGCCCCGTTTTCAGTGGCGTGGTTTAAGCCTGGATGTAAGCCGCCATTTTTTTACCGTTGATGAGGTTAAAAAATACATAGATGTGATGGCCCATTACAAGCTAAATGTTTTTCACTGGCATTTAACCGATGATGAAGGCTGGCGCATCCAGATTAATAAATATCCAAAACTGACCGAAGTTGGTGCCAGGATCACCTATTATGAAAAACAGGGGAAATTTCGCAAGCTGGATAATTTGATAGATGGAGGAGGCAAGGATGGATTTTATACCCAGGCTGAAATTAAAGAGGTGGTAAAATATGCGCAGGACAGGTTTGTAACCATCCTGCCCGAAATTGAAATGCCCGGCCACAGCGAGGCCGCTATATTTGCTTATCCCGAATTAGGCTGCCAGGACTCAACCGGCGCCAAACACCGCGTGCGCATGCTGGATCCGGGCGAGTATACTTTTACCTTTATGGAAAATGTGCTTACCGAAGTGATGGCGCTTTTTCCTAACCAATACATTCACATCGGTGGTGATGAAGCCGAAATGGTGGACTGGCTGAAAAGCCCTACAGCCGTAGCGCTGATGAAAAAAGAGGGCCTGAAAAGCGAGAAGGAAGTACAAAGCTATTTTATTAAACGAATAGAAAAATTCCTGCTCTCCAAAAATAAAAGACTCATTGGCTGGGACGAGATATTGCAGGGCGGCCTGGCCGAATCAGCCACGGTAATGAGCTGGCAGGGCGAGGCGGGCGGTATAGCCGCAGCAAAAATGCACCACCATGTGGTAATGACACCGCTGCCCTATATGTATTTTGATGCCCCGCAGGCTGCCGAGGATTTGGAACCGGTGGGATGGAACCCAACAGTAACGTGGCAAATGGTGTACAACTACGAACCCATGTCTAAAGAGCTTAACACCGAAGAGGCCAAATACATTTTAGGCGCCCAGGGCAATATCTGGGCCGAGAAAGTGCCCACTGCCGCACACCTGCAATACATGGTTTACCCGCGTGCTTTAGCCGTAGCCGAACTCACCTGGTCGGCAGCGGAAAATAAAGACATAGATAGATTTGCCTACAAAATGAAGCAGCAATACGGCTACTTCAAACTCTGGAACTGGAATGCCCGCCTGCCCGATATTGTGGGCATGGATAACATAGTAACCAACAGCAACCAGTTTGGCCTGGTGCTCAAATACCCGCTGTTAGGTGCGCAGGTACGTTATTCGCTTAACGGTAAAATGCCCGATAGCACCGCTAAACCACAATTGTTCCCGGTAAAAATCAATACCATGCTGCAGGATACCTTCAGCATTAAAACCTACACCACCTGGACACTAAATAAGCAGCATATTTTACAGGAGGCCATGATCAGGCATGTGGATATTAAACCCGTGGTTATCGACCAGGCTGCGTTTACCCCAGGCTTCAGCTACCGGCTGATTAAGAGTAAGGAATACAATATTGATAAAGTAGATACCACACAGGTAGTAACAACGGCTATCATCAATTCTTCCACGCCTATGGTGCTGCCGGTAACAGACGGAAACCTTACCTGGGTAAAAGTAAACGGCTTTATCCGGATTAATGCCGACGGTGATTACCAGCTTACTTCGGGCTTTTTGGTTAGCCCGGCGCTGTTTATCAATGGCGAACAGATCATTTACCGGGGTAAGGATAAGTACGCGCAGCCGCAAAAGGGGATGCTGCACCTTAAAAAAGGAGCCTATGCTATTAGCGGCCACTATATTGCCGATAATACCAACCGTAACGAGGATTTGCTGATTATCAAAGCTGCCGATGGTAAGGTGATAGACCCCCAGGTTTATATGTTTCATCAATAA
- a CDS encoding MBG domain-containing protein — protein sequence MRKFYLVITCLILFIVQNSFAQAPAISYSGAVKFTVGAKATLAAPKNTGGAIPAEIYSKVSTVAGSGYYGYKDTLAKYARFENPVSVALDSKGNMYVADANLNMIRKISAKGLVSTFAGNPKKGAKNGQDTAARFNYPTGVTVDKNDNVYVADFSNNMIRKITPAGLVSTFAGNVNDGNKNGNGTAASFNHPYSLVYDGKSGNIIVADTYNNMIRWITPSGDVSTIAGTGAPGRTDGFGSKATFKIPYSVAVDKNGIAYVADQGNNCIRQVYTAANGPGFVNTFTDTTYISPYGITVDNLNRVYLSTVEAYGIIQFDQAGKQIGPLPFSGGSYKTFNDATDTLSSYRGSMGLTFDGKNNLLIADQGNDRIRKVAVNGYTVNPRLPLGLSIDSAGVISGIPLSVSPAKDYTVTAYNSSGSSSAKVSIGVGIGSQTITFNKLPAVTYGAVDYSPLATSTDTVIRIRYSSSDTTVASIVKDKIHIKAAGTTTITANQDGNVNYTAAVPVSQPLTINKAVLTVAADDKIKTILKDNPALTVSYKGFVYGQDTTVILTRPSISTTATTNSAAGTYPITATGASAKNYAFNYVAGKLIVAPVPVITATGSTTIVKGGSVTLSASPSTGYTYQWAVDGKEITGATTNSYVATKTGAYTVAITANNYTTYSLYISVLTQLQLPANNFNISVVSATCKGSNNGLIHIAALQKLKYTAALTGNGLNKSYPFTDSLTVNNLSPGEYSICFSVDGEIFSQCFQVKVTEPKDLSVYSTVDPKLNNLNLQLDGGTSFRIVLNSVTYNTTQNEISLPLSAGYNKLSITTDNLCQGVIEKVIIVADKVVPFPNPFQNVLNVNIGNQTINNVGVNVINTMSGKTVLNSKYTNQSGVMQLDMSALPNGVYYLTLNLDNNKSGYKIVKK from the coding sequence ATGAGGAAATTTTACCTTGTCATAACCTGCCTTATTTTATTTATTGTCCAAAATAGCTTCGCGCAAGCCCCGGCCATTAGTTACAGTGGTGCTGTTAAATTTACGGTAGGGGCAAAAGCAACCCTTGCTGCTCCCAAAAATACCGGTGGCGCCATACCTGCAGAAATTTACTCGAAAGTTAGTACGGTGGCCGGCAGCGGATACTATGGCTACAAAGATACCCTGGCCAAATATGCGCGTTTTGAAAACCCGGTTAGCGTTGCCCTTGATAGCAAAGGAAATATGTATGTTGCCGACGCCAACTTAAACATGATCAGGAAGATCTCGGCGAAAGGGCTGGTAAGTACATTTGCGGGCAACCCAAAAAAAGGTGCGAAAAATGGGCAGGATACCGCTGCGCGATTTAATTATCCTACAGGGGTAACCGTAGATAAAAATGACAACGTATACGTTGCTGATTTCAGCAATAACATGATCAGGAAGATAACGCCGGCCGGTTTGGTAAGTACATTTGCCGGCAATGTGAACGATGGTAATAAAAACGGCAACGGAACTGCTGCAAGCTTTAACCACCCGTACAGCCTTGTTTACGACGGTAAATCGGGCAATATAATTGTTGCTGATACTTATAATAACATGATCAGGTGGATAACACCATCGGGCGATGTGAGCACAATTGCAGGTACAGGAGCACCGGGACGTACTGATGGCTTTGGATCAAAAGCAACATTTAAAATACCCTATAGCGTTGCGGTAGATAAAAATGGGATAGCCTACGTGGCCGATCAGGGAAATAATTGCATCAGGCAGGTGTATACAGCAGCAAACGGCCCTGGTTTTGTGAATACCTTTACTGATACCACTTATATATCGCCATATGGCATCACCGTTGATAATTTGAACCGGGTATATCTTTCAACTGTCGAGGCTTACGGTATCATACAGTTCGATCAGGCCGGCAAACAAATCGGGCCGCTTCCATTTTCGGGGGGATCATACAAAACATTTAATGATGCTACCGATACTTTAAGTAGCTACAGGGGCAGCATGGGTTTAACCTTCGACGGTAAAAATAACCTGTTGATTGCCGACCAGGGCAATGACAGGATCAGAAAAGTAGCCGTTAACGGTTATACCGTAAACCCGCGTTTGCCATTGGGGCTAAGTATAGACAGCGCGGGTGTAATTAGTGGTATACCTTTATCTGTATCGCCTGCTAAAGATTATACGGTTACAGCATATAACAGCTCAGGTTCGTCAAGTGCAAAGGTGAGCATTGGGGTAGGCATCGGCTCGCAAACTATTACGTTTAATAAGCTGCCTGCTGTTACCTACGGTGCTGTTGATTATAGCCCCCTTGCCACAAGTACCGATACCGTGATCAGGATACGTTACAGCAGCAGCGATACAACAGTGGCAAGCATTGTTAAAGATAAAATACACATTAAAGCTGCGGGTACAACTACTATAACGGCCAACCAGGATGGGAATGTTAACTATACGGCCGCTGTGCCTGTTAGTCAGCCGTTAACTATTAATAAAGCGGTTTTAACGGTTGCTGCCGATGATAAAATAAAAACCATATTGAAAGACAATCCGGCTTTAACGGTTAGTTATAAGGGGTTTGTTTATGGGCAGGATACAACAGTAATACTTACAAGGCCTTCAATCAGTACCACAGCAACCACAAATTCGGCAGCGGGTACTTACCCCATAACCGCCACAGGCGCCAGTGCAAAAAATTACGCATTCAATTATGTGGCCGGTAAGCTGATTGTAGCACCTGTGCCGGTAATTACAGCTACAGGGTCAACAACTATTGTTAAGGGGGGCAGTGTTACGCTGTCGGCTTCGCCATCAACCGGTTATACTTACCAATGGGCGGTTGACGGGAAGGAAATAACAGGCGCAACAACTAATTCCTATGTCGCTACCAAAACAGGGGCTTATACGGTTGCCATCACTGCAAATAATTACACTACTTATTCCTTATATATCAGCGTTTTAACGCAGTTGCAGCTACCGGCCAATAATTTCAACATCAGCGTTGTAAGTGCAACCTGTAAGGGAAGTAACAATGGGCTCATCCACATAGCGGCATTGCAAAAGCTTAAATATACCGCTGCATTAACAGGAAACGGGCTGAACAAATCTTACCCCTTTACCGATTCATTAACGGTGAACAACCTGTCGCCAGGCGAATACAGTATCTGTTTTTCGGTTGACGGCGAAATTTTCAGCCAATGCTTCCAGGTAAAAGTTACCGAACCTAAAGACCTATCGGTTTACTCAACCGTCGATCCGAAGCTTAATAATTTGAACTTACAATTGGATGGCGGAACATCTTTCAGGATAGTATTAAATAGCGTAACGTATAATACTACACAAAATGAAATTAGCCTTCCGCTATCTGCCGGTTACAATAAACTCAGCATAACAACAGATAACCTATGCCAGGGCGTAATTGAAAAAGTTATTATAGTTGCCGATAAGGTTGTACCGTTCCCCAATCCGTTTCAAAACGTACTTAATGTTAATATCGGCAACCAAACCATCAATAACGTGGGTGTTAACGTGATTAATACCATGAGCGGTAAAACCGTGTTGAATAGCAAATACACCAATCAATCGGGTGTAATGCAGCTTGATATGTCGGCCCTGCCAAATGGGGTGTATTACCTTACTTTAAACCTGGATAACAATAAGTCAGGCTATAAAATTGTAAAAAAATGA
- a CDS encoding SDR family oxidoreductase, producing the protein MESTAAFQHKNTISILGCGWFGLALAKALISDGIRVKGSTTSEQKIALLANEGIAPYLVNFSADEETYNADFFDCDVLFIAIPPKARSGAGAEFIPKIQRILSAIRLHHVKKVIFISSTTVYADLNCEVDEHTPPLPDTESGKILLEAENLFKNAPAFQTTIIRFAGLIGPGRNPGRFFAGKKNIPNGNAPVNLIHLDDCIGISKAIIIQDAFGCVFNGCLPQHPLKSAFYAQAAVDAGLEKPEFIDELKEWKIVKSVNVEEILGYQFRHTL; encoded by the coding sequence TTGGAGAGTACAGCTGCATTTCAGCACAAAAACACCATCAGTATATTAGGCTGCGGCTGGTTTGGCCTGGCATTAGCCAAAGCGCTTATCAGCGATGGGATAAGGGTAAAAGGTTCAACAACATCGGAGCAAAAAATAGCTTTACTGGCTAATGAAGGAATTGCGCCATACCTGGTCAATTTCTCTGCAGATGAGGAAACATATAATGCTGATTTCTTTGATTGTGACGTGCTCTTCATCGCGATACCGCCAAAAGCCCGGTCGGGTGCCGGTGCCGAATTTATCCCTAAAATACAGCGTATCCTAAGTGCAATCAGGCTTCATCATGTAAAAAAGGTGATATTCATAAGTTCAACAACGGTATATGCCGATTTAAACTGCGAAGTAGATGAGCACACCCCTCCCCTGCCGGATACCGAATCGGGCAAAATTCTGCTGGAAGCCGAAAACCTCTTCAAAAACGCCCCGGCATTTCAAACAACCATTATCCGCTTTGCGGGATTAATTGGCCCCGGCCGAAATCCAGGACGCTTTTTTGCCGGCAAAAAAAATATCCCCAATGGTAACGCGCCGGTTAATTTAATCCATTTGGACGACTGTATTGGGATAAGTAAAGCTATTATAATACAGGACGCATTTGGCTGCGTGTTTAATGGATGCTTGCCTCAACACCCGCTAAAATCAGCATTTTATGCACAGGCTGCCGTAGATGCCGGGTTGGAAAAGCCGGAGTTTATTGATGAGTTAAAGGAGTGGAAAATTGTGAAGAGTGTGAATGTTGAAGAAATACTCGGTTATCAATTCAGGCATACCTTATAA
- a CDS encoding lipocalin family protein codes for MKKEILATSVVLGLGLAASALVLHAHEKPLETVNYVDLKKYLGTWFEIAAFPHPFEKGCSCTSATYGLAKDGSIIVKNRCIKGTELKVTEGRATVTDKGVNSKLSVQFFWPFKGKYWIIDLAKDYSYAVVGHPNRKFLWILSRRPTLDDQTYNQLLVRAANKGFDIRQLVKTEQIGDLSGI; via the coding sequence ATGAAGAAAGAAATTTTGGCAACTTCTGTAGTATTAGGTTTGGGTTTAGCTGCTTCGGCCCTGGTGCTGCATGCCCACGAAAAACCTTTGGAAACTGTAAATTACGTCGACCTGAAAAAATACCTTGGTACATGGTTCGAGATAGCGGCATTTCCGCATCCGTTTGAAAAAGGATGTTCATGTACATCGGCAACCTATGGCCTGGCCAAAGATGGCAGTATCATTGTTAAAAACAGGTGTATTAAGGGCACCGAGCTTAAAGTGACAGAGGGCCGCGCAACCGTAACTGATAAAGGAGTTAACTCCAAGCTGTCGGTTCAATTTTTCTGGCCTTTTAAAGGCAAGTACTGGATAATCGATTTAGCAAAAGATTATAGTTATGCCGTAGTTGGCCACCCCAACCGTAAATTTTTATGGATTTTGAGCCGCAGGCCTACGCTTGACGATCAAACCTATAACCAACTGCTGGTGCGGGCCGCAAACAAAGGTTTTGATATTCGCCAACTGGTAAAAACCGAGCAGATTGGAGATTTGTCGGGAATTTAA
- a CDS encoding OmpP1/FadL family transporter, whose protein sequence is MKIKYLLSVIAIVAITKDSFAQYSQDAIRFSTFQTGSTSRIKGIGNAGTAIGGDLSSISGNPAGLGFFTHSEASITPEFDGSKVNSTYLGQFNTDSKSNLNFSNASVVIYQRLSTPKGRDKTKGWLSINYGAAYSRTNNFYENITYGGKNPTNSIGDYYAGIANANGQVSDGGLDDWAYQQNLIDSYATTGGGSEYRRNAFGTVNQLSNTIRTGGQSEVNLAFGANYSNKLYFGLGVSFSDIRYNSYNVFNETGTANILVNNVGTDVGFNSNFIQDQVTKGSGANVKLGVIYKPVNALRLGFTFTSPTYYTIDDSYSEGLNTNFANNSGFKNGPVEYPLSYNMRTPLKLTGGAAIFIGKYGFISGDVDYIDYTTTHISSTDSYSADFDNGNIKALYRSTINAHIGAEARLNSMFYLRGGYGIQGSPLKTNGSDIKTISGGVGVRFGNYYVDATYAHLSGNQTVYPYEIGTGSPGADLKKTNNNAFLTLGYAF, encoded by the coding sequence ATGAAGATTAAATATTTACTTAGTGTGATTGCTATAGTAGCAATTACCAAAGATAGTTTTGCGCAATATTCGCAAGATGCTATTCGCTTCAGCACCTTTCAAACCGGTTCAACATCGCGTATCAAAGGTATAGGAAACGCAGGTACAGCCATTGGGGGCGATTTAAGTTCGATAAGCGGTAACCCAGCCGGGCTTGGCTTTTTTACACACTCCGAGGCAAGCATTACACCGGAGTTTGATGGGTCGAAAGTAAATTCAACCTACCTTGGCCAGTTTAATACCGATAGCAAAAGCAACCTGAATTTCAGCAACGCCTCTGTTGTAATTTACCAGCGCCTGAGCACGCCGAAAGGCCGCGACAAAACCAAAGGGTGGCTAAGCATCAACTACGGTGCAGCTTATAGCCGCACCAACAATTTTTATGAAAACATTACTTATGGCGGTAAAAACCCCACCAACTCCATAGGCGACTATTACGCAGGCATTGCCAACGCCAATGGACAGGTAAGCGATGGCGGGCTGGATGACTGGGCCTATCAGCAAAACCTGATAGATAGCTACGCCACCACCGGCGGCGGCAGCGAATACCGCAGAAATGCGTTTGGCACCGTAAATCAATTAAGCAACACCATCCGCACAGGCGGGCAATCGGAAGTTAACCTGGCATTTGGCGCAAACTACAGCAACAAGTTATATTTTGGATTAGGGGTTTCTTTTTCCGATATCCGCTACAACTCTTATAACGTGTTTAATGAAACAGGTACAGCCAATATACTGGTTAATAACGTGGGCACAGATGTTGGCTTTAACTCCAATTTTATACAAGACCAGGTTACAAAAGGGTCTGGCGCTAATGTTAAGCTGGGAGTAATTTACAAACCCGTTAACGCCCTGCGCTTAGGCTTTACCTTTACCTCGCCTACCTATTATACCATTGACGACTCTTACTCCGAAGGCCTGAATACCAATTTTGCCAATAACAGCGGCTTTAAAAACGGCCCGGTAGAGTATCCATTATCGTACAACATGCGTACCCCTTTAAAATTAACAGGCGGCGCAGCCATTTTTATAGGTAAATATGGTTTCATATCCGGCGATGTAGATTATATTGACTACACAACAACCCACATCAGCAGTACCGATAGTTATAGCGCCGATTTTGACAACGGTAACATAAAAGCGCTATACCGCTCAACAATTAACGCCCATATAGGCGCCGAAGCGCGCCTTAACAGCATGTTTTACCTGCGCGGCGGTTATGGCATACAGGGTAGCCCGCTAAAAACTAACGGCAGCGATATTAAAACTATAAGCGGCGGTGTTGGTGTACGCTTTGGTAACTACTATGTTGATGCTACCTACGCGCACTTAAGCGGTAACCAAACAGTTTACCCGTACGAAATAGGTACAGGCAGCCCCGGAGCCGATTTGAAAAAGACTAACAATAACGCTTTCCTGACGTTGGGATACGCGTTTTAA